A region of Pecten maximus unplaced genomic scaffold, xPecMax1.1, whole genome shotgun sequence DNA encodes the following proteins:
- the LOC117320403 gene encoding LOW QUALITY PROTEIN: ovarian abundant message protein-like (The sequence of the model RefSeq protein was modified relative to this genomic sequence to represent the inferred CDS: substituted 1 base at 1 genomic stop codon) → ISAGLLRKVIFLISAGLLRKVIFLISAGLLRKVIFLISAGLLRKVIFLISAGLLRKVIFLISAGLLRKVIFXISAGLLRKVIFLISAGLLRKVIF, encoded by the exons ATATCAGCTGGTCTCTTAAGAAAGGTTATCTTCTTAATATCAGCTGGTCTCTTAAGAAAGGTTATCTTCTTAATATCAGCTGGTCTCTTAAGAAAGGTTATCTTCTTAATATCAGCTGGTCTCTTAAGAAAG GTTATCTTCTTAATATCAGCTGGTCTCTTAAGAAAGGTTATCTTCTTAATATCAGCTGGTCTCTTAAGAAAGGTTATCTTCTAAATATCAGCTGGTCTCTTAAGAAAGGTTATCTTCTTAATATCAGCTGGTCTCTTAAGAAAGGTTATCTTCTAA
- the LOC117320404 gene encoding piggyBac transposable element-derived protein 4-like produces MASSDENELDFEGFSEQDIVLAQERIDALLENASDIEFSDLEDDQYESDDDIPLARLREFRHENDDAGIVDDVDHWSSQLSAVNLEAFTGNPGPVTILDRNQNEMNFFHLIFDDSFYQSAADETNRYARTEIAKNGPDPKWQETNSAEIRAYIAFHIVMGIVVAPTQDMYFSKNTMFRPSGIHERITRDRMDKLHQYFHVANTTTNPPRGQPGHDKLAHVRPIIENVRQKLKTQYRPHKETSVDEAMVAYTGRLGFKQYIPLKPTKRGIKIWMRADPNNGYVNDFQVYTGRENNVVEKGLGERIVRDLTRDIWGNYHHVYCDNYFTSVPLFSELLENKTYACGTIRSNRQGIPPAVAKAKLKKQGDLVQQQKGKMVCTAWHDKRTVCLLTTNSNPTENTTVQRKKKDGSVQEVPCPSAIKMYTQNMNGVDRADQLRSTYNIGRKASKWWKYLFWFLVDISICSSFILMKESPNHQVTTRTGRRKERTQLEFRQNLAIQLLGAYWGKRKRELVEDKHTRGLLHWPADLGKKRTCKQCSKAGVRKEPKTGCEQCQVNLCVPCFKQYHKDNFPELF; encoded by the coding sequence ATGGCTTCGAGCGACGAAAACGAACTAGATTTTGAAGGTTTTTCTGAACAAGACATCGTTTTAGCTCAGGAACGTATTGATGCTTTATTGGAGAATGCTTCGGACATTGAATTTAGTGATTTGGAAGATGATCAATACGAAAGTGACGACGATATCCCGCTTGCAAGATTGCGAGAATTCCGACATGAAAACGATGACGCCGGCATTGTTGATGATGTTGACCATTGGTCATCACAACTTTCAGCGGTGAATTTGGAAGCATTTACGGGAAATCCAGGGCCTGTTACTATCCTAGATCGTAACCAGaatgaaatgaatttttttcatttgatttttgaCGATAGTTTCTATCAATCTGCCGCAGATGAGACTAACAGATACGCACGTACTGAGATCGCGAAAAATGGCCCTGATCCAAAATGGCAGGAAACTAATTCGGCAGAAATAAGGGCTTACATTGCCTTTCATATAGTCATGGGGATTGTTGTGGCACCCACACAGGATATGTATTTTTCCAAAAATACAATGTTTAGACCATCAGGCATTCATGAAAGAATAACCAGGGACAGAATGGATAAACTTCATCAGTATTTTCATGTGGCAAATACAACTACGAATCCTCCAAGGGGACAACCTGGACATGATAAACTTGCCCATGTCAGACCAATAATCGAAAATGTTAGACAGAAGTTGAAAACCCAATACAGGCCACACAAAGAAACATCAGTTGACGAGGCTATGGTGGCCTACACAGGAAGATTGGGATTCAAACAATATATCCCTCTCAAACCGACCAAACGTGGGATCAAAATTTGGATGAGGGCTGATCCAAATAACGGATACGTGAATGACTTTCAAGTCTATACTGGCCGTGAAAACAATGTGGTTGAGAAAGGACTTGGGGAGAGAATCGTGCGTGATTTGACAAGGGACATTTGGGGAAATTATCACCATGTTTATTGtgataattattttacatcGGTACCGTTGTTCTCCGAGCTGCtggaaaacaaaacatatgCCTGCGGAACAATTCGTTCTAACAGACAGGGAATTCCACCTGCTGTAGCaaaagcaaaattaaaaaagCAAGGGGATCTTGTACAGCAACAGAAGGGGAAAATGGTCTGTACAGCATGGCATGACAAAAGGACTGTCTGTCTCCTCACAACAAATTCCAACCCGACAGAGAATACCACAGTCCAAAGGAAAAAAAAGGACGGAAGTGTACAAGAAGTTCCCTGCCCTAGTGCCATCaaaatgtacacacaaaacatgAATGGAGTAGACAGGGCTGATCAGCTGAGATCCACCTACAATATTGGTAGGAAAGCATCTAAATGGTGGAAGTATCTCTTTTGGTTTTTGGTTGATATTTCCATCTGTTCTAGCTTCATTCTGATGAAGGAGTCGCCAAATCACCAAGTGACAACGCGAACTGGACGCAGAAAAGAGCGCACACAACTTGAGTTCCGTCAGAATTTAGCAATTCAACTTCTAGGAGCGTACTGGGGAAAGAGGAAAAGGGAATTGGTGGAAGACAAACACACCAGAGGACTTCTACATTGGCCCGCTGACCTCGGAAAAAAAAGGACATGCAAGCAATGTTCTAAGGCTGGTGTCCGAAAAGAACCAAAAACTGGCTGTGAACAGTGTCAAGTTAATTTGTGTGTTCCCTGCTTTAAACAATACCACAAGGATAATTTCCCAGAGCTATTCTAG